The following are from one region of the bacterium genome:
- a CDS encoding extracellular solute-binding protein: MRRQLRPALHCALAAAVMVVAAAGGWPGPQGAEAAGAPVRVLYAGSLVNVFERDLGPAFTHVSGITVLGRAGGSTALAHMIRDGLVPADVFVSAEPGVNRILAPAAGVPSASWFLTFGTTSMVVSYAPGRRFATALRTGRWFQALASPGLRLGRTDPALDPKGFRTILVMRLAETYYHEPGLARRVLGPDENPAQIFPEEALIGRLTSGQLDAGFFYLVEAVAERLPYVTLPAALNLSDPEYAASYATASYVDASGVRHSGAPIVYTVTIPSASRNSRGAARFVAFLLGREGRALLAARGVLGVPVRAGGSAAAVPVSLRPFVTGPYH, translated from the coding sequence GTGAGGCGGCAACTGCGGCCGGCGCTGCACTGCGCGCTGGCTGCGGCGGTGATGGTGGTCGCCGCGGCGGGCGGATGGCCCGGGCCGCAAGGCGCCGAGGCGGCAGGTGCTCCTGTCCGCGTGCTCTACGCCGGTTCGCTCGTTAACGTTTTCGAACGCGATCTGGGGCCGGCGTTCACACACGTCTCGGGCATCACAGTCCTCGGACGCGCCGGCGGATCGACCGCGCTGGCACATATGATCCGGGACGGCCTCGTTCCCGCGGACGTCTTCGTGAGCGCCGAGCCGGGCGTCAACCGGATCCTTGCACCGGCGGCGGGCGTGCCGTCGGCGAGTTGGTTTCTCACCTTCGGGACGACATCGATGGTTGTCTCCTATGCACCGGGCCGCCGGTTCGCCACGGCGCTCAGGACCGGCCGGTGGTTCCAAGCGCTCGCCTCGCCGGGCCTTCGCCTCGGCCGGACCGACCCTGCCTTGGACCCTAAGGGCTTCCGGACGATACTCGTCATGCGGCTGGCGGAAACCTACTACCATGAGCCCGGACTGGCGCGCCGGGTGCTGGGCCCAGACGAGAATCCGGCGCAGATCTTCCCCGAGGAAGCGCTGATTGGCCGGCTGACATCGGGGCAGCTCGACGCGGGCTTCTTCTACCTTGTGGAGGCGGTCGCCGAGCGGCTGCCCTACGTCACCCTGCCGGCCGCGTTGAACCTTTCGGATCCTGAGTACGCGGCGTCGTACGCGACGGCGTCGTACGTCGATGCCTCCGGGGTGAGGCACAGCGGCGCGCCGATCGTCTACACGGTCACGATTCCGTCGGCGTCACGGAATTCCCGCGGCGCGGCGCGCTTCGTCGCCTTTCTCCTCGGCCGGGAAGGGCGCGCGCTCCTCGCCGCGCGGGGCGTTCTCGGGGTGCCGGTTCGTGCCGGCGGCAGCGCCGCGGCCGTCCCGGTCTCGCTGCGCCCGTTCGTGACCGGTCCGTACCACTGA
- a CDS encoding ABC transporter ATP-binding protein produces MLTVAAACRLGDFSLDVAFRSAHRRTVLFGPSGAGKSLTLQCIAGFLVPPRGYAAIGDAVVLDTERGINVPPWRRRVGALLQGDALFPHLDAAANVAYGMRRVWRGREPTRALALLASVGLAGYGPRRPSDLSSGERQRVALARALASDPRALLLDEPFSAVDAPVREQLRRDLIALVDARDLPAVVVTHDFDEAHVLGETVVVLVAGRVVQTGAPADVAAHPRTATVARLVGAANVLRGTLARWEDGLAVVRAEPFVLRVEHPRGAEHVEVCVRPESLRVGPVGSGEVEARVRQVLPRRTGATVLLAAGPVSLEAWVADRPPAPGTLVGVSIPAGAAHVLEAEGERASELRS; encoded by the coding sequence GTGCTGACCGTCGCGGCGGCCTGCCGCCTCGGCGACTTTTCGCTGGACGTCGCGTTCCGGTCCGCGCACCGGCGCACGGTACTCTTCGGGCCGTCGGGCGCCGGAAAGTCGCTGACGCTGCAGTGCATCGCCGGATTCCTCGTGCCCCCGCGCGGGTACGCGGCCATCGGCGACGCGGTGGTGCTCGACACGGAGCGGGGGATCAACGTCCCGCCGTGGCGCCGGCGGGTCGGCGCGCTGCTGCAGGGCGACGCGCTCTTTCCGCACCTCGACGCGGCGGCCAATGTGGCGTACGGGATGCGGCGGGTGTGGCGCGGCCGCGAACCGACGCGGGCGCTTGCGCTTCTGGCGTCGGTGGGGCTGGCCGGTTACGGGCCGCGCCGGCCGTCCGATCTGTCGAGCGGCGAGCGGCAGCGCGTCGCGCTCGCGCGGGCGCTGGCCAGCGACCCCCGCGCGCTGCTTCTCGACGAGCCGTTCTCCGCCGTGGACGCGCCGGTGCGCGAGCAGCTGCGCCGCGACTTGATCGCCTTGGTCGACGCGCGCGACCTGCCCGCCGTGGTGGTGACGCACGACTTCGACGAGGCGCACGTCCTCGGGGAGACGGTCGTGGTGCTGGTCGCGGGTCGCGTCGTGCAGACGGGCGCACCCGCAGACGTGGCCGCGCATCCGCGAACGGCGACCGTGGCCCGCCTCGTCGGTGCCGCCAACGTGCTGCGTGGGACGCTCGCCCGGTGGGAAGACGGCCTGGCGGTCGTGCGCGCGGAGCCGTTCGTGCTGCGCGTCGAGCATCCGCGCGGCGCCGAACACGTTGAGGTCTGCGTGCGCCCGGAGAGCCTGCGCGTCGGTCCGGTGGGGTCCGGCGAAGTCGAAGCCCGCGTCCGTCAGGTGCTGCCGAGGCGTACCGGCGCGACCGTGCTGCTCGCGGCCGGGCCCGTCTCGCTCGAGGCGTGGGTCGCGGACCGTCCGCCCGCCCCCGGAACCCTGGTCGGCGTCTCCATCCCCGCGGGCGCCGCCCACGTGCTCGAAGCGGAAGGCGAACGTGCGTCGGAGTTGAGATCGTGA
- a CDS encoding AAA family ATPase, with amino-acid sequence MRNVLYEIKKVIVGQDLMLERILVALLSRGHILIEGVPGLAKTLAIKTTAQVLDCQFKRIQFTPDLVPADLVGTRIYNQASGTFEVELGPVFANLVLADEINRAPAKVQSALLESMQERQVTIGKQTFSLPDPFLVLATQNPIESEGTYPLPEAQVDRFMFKVVITYPTFHEEMTVIDRLTDQMAAVNRVIGVQELFDLQKVADAVYVDPRLHEYAVSLVTATRRPQEFGVGDLARYVAYGSSPRGSLNLIIGAKALALLRGREYAMPEDVRDLAPEVLRHRILLSYEALAQDMTPDQLLQRVMDAVPVPRVHIGDPYGESKTAAVP; translated from the coding sequence ATGCGCAACGTCCTGTACGAGATCAAGAAGGTGATCGTCGGCCAGGACCTGATGCTCGAGCGGATTCTCGTCGCGCTCCTGTCGCGCGGCCACATCCTGATCGAGGGCGTGCCCGGTCTCGCGAAGACGCTCGCCATCAAGACGACGGCCCAGGTGCTCGACTGCCAGTTCAAGCGCATCCAGTTCACGCCGGACCTGGTCCCGGCCGACCTGGTCGGGACCCGCATCTATAACCAGGCGTCCGGCACGTTCGAGGTCGAGCTCGGCCCCGTCTTCGCCAACCTCGTGCTGGCCGACGAGATCAACCGCGCCCCGGCCAAAGTCCAGTCCGCGCTGCTCGAGTCGATGCAGGAGCGGCAGGTGACCATCGGCAAGCAGACGTTCTCGCTGCCGGACCCGTTCCTCGTGCTCGCGACGCAGAACCCGATCGAGAGCGAGGGGACGTATCCGCTGCCCGAGGCGCAGGTCGACCGGTTCATGTTCAAAGTCGTCATCACGTACCCGACGTTCCACGAGGAGATGACGGTGATCGACCGCCTCACGGACCAGATGGCCGCCGTGAACCGGGTCATCGGCGTCCAGGAGCTCTTCGATCTGCAGAAAGTCGCGGACGCCGTCTACGTCGATCCGCGCCTGCACGAGTACGCGGTCAGCCTCGTCACCGCGACGCGGCGGCCCCAGGAGTTCGGCGTCGGCGACCTGGCGCGCTACGTCGCGTACGGCAGCAGTCCGCGGGGCTCGCTCAACCTCATCATCGGCGCGAAGGCCCTCGCGCTGCTGCGCGGCCGCGAGTACGCGATGCCGGAAGACGTGCGGGATCTCGCGCCCGAAGTGCTGCGGCACCGGATTCTGCTCTCCTACGAGGCGCTCGCTCAGGACATGACGCCCGATCAGCTGCTACAGCGCGTGATGGACGCGGTCCCCGTGCCGCGGGTACACATCGGCGATCCGTACGGCGAGAGCAAGACCGCCGCGGTGCCGTAA